The following proteins are encoded in a genomic region of Coffea eugenioides isolate CCC68of chromosome 6, Ceug_1.0, whole genome shotgun sequence:
- the LOC113774299 gene encoding uncharacterized protein LOC113774299, translated as MEISLAWLNFLSMQAEGFTDQSDFQASLATRRKVSLFLACFEMSEKLFQQTVAFDTGSSLFLVHCGNPVGGDGEYSLDPPYNSAGSSTFSNLADMNIVTMPLCAFVTKNHANIICNMELDFQEGYLQTAANDYNGLLELGTAKHSLLSQLGSGEFSYCIEKLGDSSYDKNILIVGKNLATGGDSTPFQIAGFKYYADLEGISFGGKMLDNDNEQLKISNHKGGAAFDSGASSSALQPMA; from the exons ATGGAGATTTCGTTGGCTTGGTTAAACTTTTTGTCGATGCAAGCCGAAGGATTCACTGATCAGAGTGATTTCCAAGCAAGTTTAGCAACACGACGTAaagtttccttgtttcttgcatgttttgaaATGAGCGAAAAACTTTTCCAACAAACTGTTGCTTTTGACACTGGTAGCAGCCTATTTTTGGTCCATTGCGGTAATCCAGTGGGTGGTGATGGTGAATATTCGTTAGATCCACCCTATAATTCTGCAGGGTCctcaactttttcaaatttagcAGACATGAATATTGTAACAATGCCACTCTGTGCTTTTGTGAcaaaaaatcatgcaaatatTATATGCAATATGGAACTGGATTTTCAAGAGGGATACTTGC AAACAGCAGCCAATGACTACAATGGACTGCTTGAACTTGGGACAGCAAAACATTCCTTACTATCACAATTGGGATCTGGTGAATTTTCTTATTGTATTGAGAAATTAGGTGATTCTAGCTATGATAAAAATATACTAATCGTTGGAAAGAATTTAGCCACTGGAGGAGATTCAACTCCTTTTCAAATTGCTGGCTTCAAATACTATGCAGACCTAGAAGGCATAAGTTTTGGAGGTAAGATGCTTGACAATGACAATGAACAATTGAAAATATCAAATCATAAGGGTGGTGCAGCTTTTGATTCTGGTGCAAGTTCTAGTGCTCTTCAGCCAATGGCATAG